Genomic DNA from Telopea speciosissima isolate NSW1024214 ecotype Mountain lineage chromosome 2, Tspe_v1, whole genome shotgun sequence:
GTAATGTCCGCTTTATCCCTGCTATGGGCAGCGTTCCATAGAAGATCACGGGTCCTACCTTTAAATCTCATTAATTACTTTCCAAGCTAAGCCAGGCTCCGTAGGATGATGGGCACCATTCAAAAATGGGGTTCTTGCAGTCAGCGGATTCTTCGTCGATGCGATCTTCTATTTAACTTTCCAAACGGAAGTCATAAGATCTAATTCATCGGATACAGTGACACACCAAATAATGGACCTTCATCCGCTTAATCATTGCCATTGGCCTTTTAGAACTTGAGTGAGTACTTGGAAACCCAAAGGCTTGAATTCCTTCAAAGCCCTGGAAAGCAAAAGACGGTGTTCCCCGCTCCATCCACGGGGGTGTAGGTAATCACGGTTGAAACTAACTGATTGATCGGCTTAAAGCAATAATCATAGGCGCAATTAAGGGTGTCATTTTGGTCCGGCCAACCCCAAACCCACCCCAGCCGCCTTTGAGCCTaaatgggcttgggctgagcttTCCTGGCCGTAGGGTGGGCTAGGCCGGGCTTGGGCTTAACTCTTGGCTCAGCCCGACCCTACTTTATGAATAAATTACGTATATATACACCACTCATTCGACTCAGCGCTcacattctttgttttttatcaCCGATATACACCACTCAACATTCATATTCTTTGATGTGTAGTGTCAGCCAAGGTCAATTAGGACCAGCTCGGCCTTGAAATGGCAAAAATTAGGGGTTGATATGGTTAATCAAGGCCAACCCCGACCAGTCCAGCCCAATCAAGGCCAGGCTGAGCACAACAAAGCTGGCGTTGGGCTGAGATATATCAGCCTGACCTTTGGTTGGGCTAAGTCTGAGTTAATTAGAGAACTTAGGGCTGAACTGGGATTTTAAAATATCcagcccattgacacccctaggtgcAACATCTTTGGAATCCTCTTACTATACCATATAAACACATGGAAGTGCCACCCGTTGTTCCGGTACACCCTATGCTCTTCATCTATCGACGGGTCAGGTATATATCTAATCGAAAAGGGCCTTGgttctcttctttattcttttcttccaaTTATAATTTGCAAGTGGGGAAAAGGAGCCTGTCTAGGAGCATGACCCCTACGCCTGTGCCCTAACCAATGGGTGAGCGCACACGAGCATCTACCAAGGGGAAGTTATTTTGCGTGCCTCTATGTCTAGTTGCAAGGGCCACGCTCCTCCACAAAAACACTCACCCTTTGCAAGTAATGTCTTATGTTGAGTACCAAAAGATGTTGGTAGCTAGGGAAATTATTCTTGATCATCTACAATGAGCACTAGTTACCGCGGGAGGGTTTTTCTGGTTGgcattagtattttttttttaagaaaatcatTTTATTGCAGCTTATTTGGTTATGGTCATGTAAGGAATATACAACAGTCACAACTATGGAAATTATACCAGGGTTGCAAGGAGCGCATGCACAAGGAATAGATGCAGGTAGATGTATGGACTGATTCACATGATATAGTCCACTGACTAACAATGACGCAAAGGTGTTAGTAGAGGATGGCCTTTGGAAAACTATATTTTGTTTTCAGAAGTTTCTGTTTTAGTGAgaatttttaactatttaaaTATTGTAAGTCTATAACTGAAGTATCTGTTGTATATAAAATACTTATCtttgaaaataaataagggggaagttttcattCAAGGCCGTGTAAGCATGTACCGTCATGTCCCCCTCttacaaagagttggaaaagtcataaacccccacccattaattaatgccttgaaactcccactctctcacatacacgggtcacacagccgtgtatgaaaactttccccaataaataaaaaagaaagttcCATTGCAATAGTTAATTGACTAGACATACTCTAACCATTTGATATGAAGTCTGTCATTTCATTACTCTAACTTTTTACATaccataaaaatatgaaatgaaGCTTATACCACATACTCTTAATACACAATAGAATTCATGGGCCAATTAAGAAGTAGATATTGATAATTGCTAATATGACATTCAACAAGATATAAGATCACAAGACTAGCCAGATATGAATATAGTATGTACCCAACACGTCACGTAGAATTTCAAGCATTGAGAAACTCACAAAAAGATAGGAGTGTTTAAAATGATTGTTTACAATAATGATTGGACTCTGTAAGCCTTATAAATCTATGATACGTACAAggtgttgtgtcaagaaatcgtcaGTGGGTCCTTCGGATGCCGCAACTTACAAAAGGATCTTAGTGACAAGGGAGAATcgatgtggttccggcctaaaACTCTCCGAtgtctaagttagatctctgtgagcaacagatgaatagttagaattcaagatgggttaatggggtagagtacctcaGAATTTATAGTGAagtatggcagtgtggagagtcccagttggtaaCAAGTAGTCCTCATAGTAGATAGGTGTTCCTTGTTAGTAGAATTTATCACTTAGTCGGTTGCTCCCTcatgggaggtagagtcccagtagggaaGATGTTCTCGATAGATAGACATGTTTGCGCCCTTGtatgttggataagatccttggtGCATGAGTCCATTTGAGATTGTACCTCTTGTAGATGGTAcccagtatggtgaggatgggggctccttTGGTACTGCTTGGTTCTGCTCCATCTTTCCTTTCCTCCgggcggtctctctccctatcccgatctgttcttctttcttcgcGCCACGGCTCTTCTCTTTCACGGTCATAGCCTCTGCCTCCTTGGCTTGAACGGTCCTCTTGTCctcccttcacatacttgttcaagctcccCGCCTTCacaagttgctctatctccTTTTTCAGTTGGATACAATATTCTGTGTCATGTCCAatatccttgtggaagagacagtacttgttggggttgcGTTTCTCAGATCCCGCTAGCATGGGCcttggccaatggagtaggtcacgatcTTGAATCTGCATAAtgatctgggacctggtggtattCAGGGGTGTGAATTCGGGGCTGCTTGCTCGGTCATTCCTCTCTGGGCAATGGTCCTTGCTTTCTGACTGGCGGTCGCCTTTCTCCTGTCGGCGCTCGGTCCTCGATCTTTTGCTTTCTTTATGATCATCTGGCACCGATCTCTTGTTGTCTTGaggcttggcctcgatcactTTGTTTCTAGcctgtagtacctcggccatattggcAAAGTTGTTACACCGCTTCAGAAGTTCCTTCATTGTCTTGGTCTCATGTCGtgctaggtccttgatcaagtctaggtccctgatgcccccagccaaggctaCGTGCTGGGTTTGGTCGTCTAGCTCTcggacctccagggactccATTGTGAACCTAGTGATGCATTCCCtaagggactccccagggttctatACCACATTCAGTAAATTGACCGTGGccttcttttgcttgacgctgctctggaagcagGTGAAAAATTGCTCGCAGAGTTTTGCAAACGAATTTACAGATCTAGGTCAGAGCCTTGAAAACCATGAAGTGGTTGCACCCTTGaaggatgcagggaatgctcggcaggagaccacgtctgaTCCCCCGTATAGGCTCATCATCcaattgaagtagttgatatgatcattaggatccgtggtaccactgtagagttcgaaGGTGGGCAGCCTGAACTGGGAGGGGAGTGATGCTGCCATGATCTCtaccgagaatgggtgttggcCTGGTACTGAGTGTGTTTCACCCTTTgtctgcttcttcagcccttccaATTTCTCTCCAATTCTTGAAGTCTTTTATCTAGCTCCTCCTCACGTGACTGTCCGTCACGCTTGGTCTAGCTCCTCCTCACGTTACTATCCGTCACGTCTGGTTGCACGTTCACTGCGAACCCGCTCTCGACCCCTCCTTGATGTTCCCTCCCGCCGTGAGTTTTAATGTGATGGAGAGTGGTCACGACGTGATGAGTCTTGACGCAAATGTGAGGGACTTTCTTCATGATAGGTCTAACTTCGCCTTGGTGTGCAACTTCCTCCTAGTCACCCTTAGAATACTGACCTTCTGATCGAACCATCCAGACTATAAACCACCAACCTGTGTGTCAGTGACACCCCACGTTCCGATCGGATTGGCAGATCTGTCGTTGTCCTGGGTCGACACGAAGGATCTCCTTGCTGGTGAGTTGGACTTGCGCAGCTCACGAGTCTCTTCGATCATTCAACTCTAGGGGGTGACCTcttagggtttggctcttgtcgagggatgggctctgtccttggtggtggcaatgtTCTACGGCTGTGGAACGTCACCCACTGCCTCAAATAGTCTCAAAAGAGTCTTTGGTCTTGGAGGATCTATCGTTgtaagtcattgatctgacctacAGTTGCTGGCGCGTTAGGGTCAGGTACTGCCTCCACGGCTACTTCGTTATTGAGGTCAACTACATTGACATGCTCGTTCTCTAGGTTCTCCCTCTCCTGGGATTCATGATCATTGGCTCTCCGACGAGAGCTCTCCGGTGGAGGTGACCCATTCCTCTCCCTCGTagtgttggtggagggagcggccTTCTTACCCCGTGGTGCCATTGAATGCTTGGAGGGAGCTAGTAGGTACAttggctagcatcgttcccacaggtggtgccaatctgttgcatcaagaaatcactggtgggtccttcgggtgccgtaacctgcaaaaggaccttgGTAACAAGGGAGAACCGATATgattctggcctaggactctccgatgcctaagttagatctctctgagcaacagatgaatagttagaattcaatatgggttaatggggtagagtacccCAGAATTTATAGTGAAGTATGGTGGTGcggagagtcccagttggtaaCGAGTAGTCCTCATAGTAGATAGGTGTTCCTCGTTAGTAGGATTTATCACTTAGTCGGTTGCTCCCTCATGGGAGGTAAAGTCCTAGTAGGGAAGATGCTCTCGGTAGATAGACATGCTTGCGCCATTGtatgttggataagatccttggtGCATGAGTCCACTTGATATTGTACCTCTTGTAGATGGTACCCGCCAAGTGGTGAGGTGAAGTATATCTCGACGATGATGCCCGTGGCTTGCGTGTAGTACTTAATCTTGAACCTTGAGTGACCTTgttggttcttttttttctgggCCAACAAGTGAGTCTTAAAGTGGCCGGGCTTGGGTGGTCTTCCCTCTTATGCTGGGACACATGGCGGCTCACGATTGGCTTGcatgattttgggtttatcacaaGGTAAGAAGAtgagataaaatagggaaaaggaaataaagaagaaatcaagaaggAGATAAATTAGGGGAAGTTGGCTTTACTAATGAAGCCATGACATCTTGATATAATTTCGAGGTTGTCAATCCTCTTCTCCAGATAAGTTGAAGAGAGATAACTTAGGATTTTCATTGCTTACCAAGTCATTCTAGATTATCCCTATTTAATAGGTTTACAATTAGTTACGGTAACTTCCTATAACTCCTACAACTTAACAACTCTCCATCATAAATAACTACTAAACAACTACACACGTTATCACAACACCCATACCCTACTACTCTCATAACCCATTTACAAATAACAACTCCTAAACATTTACAATTACATGTCTTACTTTCATAGAACTCCACGTATGCACATATCCCCCTTAAAATTCGTCCTTGTCCTTACAGACAAACAAAAACGTGAATGTAAGGAGTGGCAAGTGCAAGCATAAAGACTATCATGAAGAAAAACCTCATTCTTCCAGTGATTGTAAATAAGTGAAGTCTATGTCAACAAAGGAACTCCTTAGATAAAACCCGTATGAGCGAGAGGACTCTTCCGTCACTATCTCTACGCCTGGCTCTGACACTACGATGCATGCAcaaaagagggaggagagaaaatagggaaaaagatacATAAGGGTGGAGATAGAAAAGATAGGAGAGAAAATTGGGGTTTTGGCTTTACTGATGAAACCTTGCATCTTGGCTTGGGTGAGGAAGCCTTACCTCATCTCTTTTAGAGATAATTTAGGAGTTTTAAAAGTCTAATTCTCTTCTTcataatgcaataaatatagCGTACAATATGAACTACATAACCACCCACTTAAACATGTCCTACAATATCTCTACTTCCACTAATTTCTCCGACTCCATTACTACTAACTCTTTTCCCATAAAACTACCCACAACGGATTACATAATGTGTACAACTTCTTAATCTACCTATAGCAATCCATTCAACTACTACATACATATGCGAACCCATGCGTGCAAATTCATGCCACTAAACTTAGAATCAAGGATTAGAGAGGATGGACAACAACAAGAAGAGACCCAACAACATGAAGAGCAAGGTCCAATCCAAAATCCCAGACAACAAAGGATGATCATCCTCAGTAAAAGGGCATGGAGAGAGTACGTCAACATCAGCTGAGAATCCAGAAACTTAGCTACATCAACACCATCAAAGTGAAAGCGAAAGCAAAAACACAGAAATCTGAGAATCAAGAATGATAGCAAAGCAAGACTAAAAGCACCCCAGCTGAGAATCAAAAACCTCATCAGCAATAGAGAAAGAATGAAGACAAAAACCAAGAACCTCAGCAACAACGACAAAGTGAAACTCGGTGACTATGGAGGCTATTAGcccattaccaaaaaaaaaaaaaaaatgacaatggAGGATCTATTGTGGAGCCTTTGGCTATGGATGTGTATTCCCTTCGGGATCGACTCCCGTGTGTGATCCTATAGAACACACTTCCTATGCAAGCATTATTTTAGCATTGGTTTCAATGAACACAAGGATcctcttttaagttttaacaatATTTGGTTTGAAATCCCAACTATAAGTGTGATTCATTGGTTCTTTAAGCCTTTTTGGCTTGATATTCCAACTATATGTGTGCTATGTATGTACGGATTTTAGCTTCGCAGTAGAGctgtattaaacacgtattaaCACATGTATCATATTATTGTCATACGCATTCGATCTATAGCTctggatttttaaaaattacTATTATCGTCTGGTTTGTTTAATACTTGTATGTATCCTACATGTGTTTTGTCGTATCTGATCGAACTTAGTATGACACGAATAGTTGAAAAATACAAGGATGCATACATGtacttgaaattttattttattttttttttgaaatgtgaCACATGACTGAtccattaattttttatttttatttcaacgTTAATTAGCCAAAACCAACCATCTTCTACCCATTCTTGGAGCACTATCTCTGTGAAGGTTTGGAAGAGTATCTGGGCAGTATCTACTATCCCCAAGATTCAGTGTTTTATACGGTATCGTATATGACAGTCTAGCCTAATTCCGATCCATGGATCCAGGAGTGTTGTTATACTCCAGTCATGAGTTCTGCATgctttaaataaaattaagttcGTGTGATGGAGGTGTTACAAATCCAACTCCACTCCAACGAGCCCAGTGCCCAGGAAGTACCCAGTGAGTATCCAATGATTAGGCTGGTTGGATACATGCCGGGATGCCAGAGGCACACAACTCGGAGCGTATCCAACAAGCCCAGTCGTTGGATGCCCACTGGAGAGAGCCCAATGCTGCAGAGGAACCCAATCCAAGGGGTTAGTGCACCTTCTTTCGACCAAAAGAAAAGCATCAGATAAACGAGCCAAGAAGAGTATCAAATCATTGGAATGGTCACTAATCTGCAATCTTTTTAGAttcttgggtttttctaaaCCTTGGCCTTTACTTATTCACCATCTCGTATCTTCCACTTCTTTTTCTGTTAAAATTGATGGTAGTCCTCTTGGTCATTTTAAACCATCTGGAGGCATTAGACAAGGGTGTCCTCTAAGTTCTTATCTTTTTATCCTTGCTATGGAGGCGTTATCTTGCCTTCTAGCGGCTTACAGGGACTTGGGGATGTTCAAGGGTATTAAAATTTCCCGATATGCCCCAGAGATAACTCATCTCCTTTTTGTAGATGACACCTTCATTTTTTTGCAGGGCCTCTGAGGAGGATACCTTACTATCAAATCCATCCTTGAATTtatcctccaaaaaaaaaataaaaaaaatccatccttGATTATTTTTCAACTTATCTGGtcaataaattaattttttcaagAGTGAAatgtttttcaataaaaatgtCGATGCTTCCCAAAGGAGGAGATTATGTTCCCTTCTTAGAATCTCGAAAATGTCATGGGACTCGGTTTATTTAGGTACCAAACTCTGTCATTCCCACTCTAAGGTTAAGGATCTTGACTATTGTGAAAAGAGTAAGTACCAATCGATCTACTTGGAAGTCTAACTTTCTCTCATATGCAGGCAAAAGTGTTTTAACTCAATTAGTTTTGGCTTCTATTCCTTCATATTTAATATCTTGTTTTCTATTTCCAGTAAAGATATGTAGAGCTCTTGATTCAATTTTTCTTCGTTTTTGGAATGGGGATTTTGACCATAACAAAAGCTTCAATTACTAGGATGGGATAGAATTTATTGCCCTACCCAGACTGGAGGGTTAGGACTTCAAAAGGCTATGTCACACAATAAAGCACTCATCTTAAAGCTTGGATGGTGTCTCCTAACTGAGGAATCATCCCTATGGGCACAATCTATTAAAGCCAAATATCACCCCAATACATCAATCTTGGATCCTAAGGTCCTATACAAAAGAGGGTCATGGTCTTAGAATAACATCGTCTCAACCATTCCAGTGGAGAAGCAGATGGTTTGTAATGAAATAGGTAAGGGGGATAAAGCCAAATTTTGGCTTGACCCTTGGATTCCCTTGATccctggatttttttttaatctcagcTAAGATTCCTCATTCTCAATCTACTTATCTTGTTAGGGATACCATTTCTCAGTCTATTTGGAATGTTAATATCCTTATTAATTTATTGCCAACTGCTTTTGTTGAAGAAATTTTAAAGATTCCTGTTTCGGGAAATGAGGATCAGTGGAAATGCTCACTGTCTACGAATGGCCTGTTTTCTACTGAGCTGGCTGAAAACAATTCGTTTAGGTTGGACTATTTGCATTTTGATAGATAAACAGTTCATTTTAACAACTACAGGATTTCTAACATCAAGGGATAAGATAGAGGCAAAACTCTTTAGTATTTTGCAGGGGTTGAAATATGTTGAAAGACTGAAGATTAAGCTTAAAGAATTATGATGCAGTAGTGTATAGAGAGATATGCGGTTTTTTGCATCCAACATATCTCCTCTTAGGTTCCCTGTCCGGTCAGGTgcgcaggttcctctcataggagggatgaaaatgacgacctcaccccctgcccaaacacactgctcGGGTgaggtgaggtcgtcatttacGCCCTCCTATGATAGGAACCTGCgcacctgaccgggcagggaacctgagaggagaaaaattccatTTGTTGGCCTTGGAATTTAGTTACTTTAATCCTTCAACTTTCTTAACTAAACACCAACTTTACAAGTGTTAAGTTTCTTTGGAATCATGTCTCTAACATAAACAATGCGATTAGGAATTGGGCTTTCAAGGCCATTTTGGATATCTGTAACACAAGATGTAGCTATAAACTTTTCTTAGTAATatactttattttgttttttctcttagTAAAAAAGAGGAGTATCAACCAaagttcaccaaaaaaaaaaaaaaaaatctatcttttttatttttttgtggttttCCTTGGGGAGCAATTGCCTTTCCAAGTGTGGGTGAAAGAGAAAAACCCTTGAAACTTAGAAGAGGAATTGAACCGagatatatgtattgggaccAACACACACTGCATAAATTCGAGCTTTTCGTGGACGACACGATCcgagtctctctttctctctctctctctctctctctctctctcggataatggagatggaggaggagcAGTACGGATGGCCGGATCTACGACAGTTGATGGGTGGAAGAACCCATTTTCCGGCCGTGCCCCAAGGAACAGTGCAATTCTCCAGTCATATGGATCTGACAAGAGAACAGCATTACGAGATGATAATGGGAGATCGCCAGGTAGCAGGTGAGATGTTTCCTCGTACAGTGCTGGATTTTCGTCCAGACTCAACATCCACTTCTGCCGCTCCTCGATGTAGGCTAGACATGGAAGCTTGCATTGTAGGTGACGTTGGGAATGGGAGATGGCCCAGACAAGAGACTCTTACCCTTCTAGAGATCAGATCTCGTCTTGATCCCAAGTTTAAAGAGGCTAATCAGAAAGGACCCTTATGGGATGAAATCTCCAGGTATTTTTATAATATTACAACTTCCCCACtccaaattaaacttaattACTCCCCATCTCCTCTTTCTCAATTCTAAGAAACTACATGACTTCTTCTGGATTCTAAGCAACTGATACGACTTCTCTTTACCTTTTCCGTTGGCTGTCTTTTGCTTTGCACTGTTGAGACCCCTAAACCCTTTTAAGCTCTTTGTTCTTCAAAACTAGAGGGTGAAGAGAGTGTCTCTCAGTGTTTATGTGGGAAGAACATGGCTGATTTCTTTGAAGCTTGAGAACCCATTTATGAAGTCTTTCCTCTTTGTTTACTTTGTTTCTATCGAGCTGTGTTGGAGTCTGGTTAGTCCAAAGAGCTATGTTGGAGTCTTGGAAGGGTGGCGTGTACTTCTtaatttccttatttttaattttttttgttaatttaaatGAAAGAATCTGATTTCAAATAGGGAAAGAAGAGTCCACACGTCTGGCTCAAATGAAAGAATTTCTTGTTCTTTCCCATCTTCTCCGAATGTTGTGATCGCCTTGTGGTGGAATCTGATCGAGGATATTATCcatatttcttcttatttttgaaatataatttccAGTTTATTCTTAGGGAGTGCAACTCAGTCGTAGGCTCTTTAGCTAGGAAAACCCCGCCTGTTATAAGCAAGATTATTTGGCTTATCTCCACTCCATGGTTAACGGAACTCTGTAATTTGGCAAATACGTCTCTGCCCTTAATTTGTACACATTGCCTGTCGGTTTGTTTACTCGGCTTTTCCTAAGTTAACTTTCACATTCAGTTCTCTAATACCTAACTCAATTTGCCTTCTTTGGTCTACTCGCATTCATGAATAGATTTCTTTTtactaaaaaaccaaaaaaagaaaagaaatgtttaagttgtttttacttgtagttttggttttgttgtgttgttGCAGAATTATGGCAGAAGAACACGGGTACCAAAGGAGTGGGAAGAAATGTAGAGAGAAATTTGAGAACTTGTACAAGTACTACAAGAAGACCAAAGAAGGCAAAGCTGGGAGGCAAGATGGTAAGAATTACAGGTTCTTTCGTCAacttgaagctctctatggagaAACAACCACCACTACTACTCCAGTACCCGAAACCCAAACCCACCTTGCACCACATAGCCTTGGGTTTCAACCCACAAGCCAAAGCAGCCCTAAGGGAAAGCAATGCGAGAGCCTGATCAGCCTTTCTAATTCTTCGGATTTAGACTCTTCCTCCTCTGAAgaggagaagttggaagaaagCCATAGTCATCGTAAGAGGAAGAGTTGGAAGGCTAAGATAAGAGACTTCATGGACTCACAAATGAGGAGATTAGTGGAGACACAAGAGGCATGGTTGGAGAAGACGTTGAAGACCCTTGAACGCAAAGAACAAGAGAGGCTGTTTAGAGAGGAAGCTTGGCAGAAAGAAGAATCCACACGTTTGGCTCGTGAATTCAAATTCTGGGCTCATGAGAGAGCTTGGGTTGAAGCTCGAGATGCTTCTCTAatggaggctttggagaaattcaCTGGGAGAGAATTAAAGGCTTCGACCCCGGAGGAACTGGTAGGTACACATGAGAATAGTGAAAACCAGAATGAAAATGGAAGTGATACGGTGGATGATAGCGCAAAGAGT
This window encodes:
- the LOC122650549 gene encoding trihelix transcription factor PTL-like; protein product: MEMEEEQYGWPDLRQLMGGRTHFPAVPQGTVQFSSHMDLTREQHYEMIMGDRQVAGEMFPRTVLDFRPDSTSTSAAPRCRLDMEACIVGDVGNGRWPRQETLTLLEIRSRLDPKFKEANQKGPLWDEISRIMAEEHGYQRSGKKCREKFENLYKYYKKTKEGKAGRQDGKNYRFFRQLEALYGETTTTTTPVPETQTHLAPHSLGFQPTSQSSPKGKQCESLISLSNSSDLDSSSSEEEKLEESHSHRKRKSWKAKIRDFMDSQMRRLVETQEAWLEKTLKTLERKEQERLFREEAWQKEESTRLAREFKFWAHERAWVEARDASLMEALEKFTGRELKASTPEELVGTHENSENQNENGSDTVDDSAKSCKENSRNKASNIGSEEQRGNAVQDSCFRYLMTAPEEEPLWENYDDAIKLNKGEK